The nucleotide sequence agctcctatcaggatttgtcggcacatctgggtgcctttgctggtcttgttttaccattatcgaaatgtcttgtaaccgagattccgagtctggtTGGGTCTTCcagctagaaggaatatccttcgttgaccgtgagagcttgtgatgcgctaagttgggacacccctgcagggatttgaactttcgaaagccgtgcacacggttatgggcagatgggaatttgttaatgtccggttgtagaaaacctgaagttgaccttaattaaaatgcatcaaccgcgtgtgtaaccgtgatggtctctttccggcggagtccgggaagtgaacacggtgttgtagttatgcttgacgtaggttgttctaggatcacttcttgatcatagttgttcgaccgtgcttttgccttctcttctcgctctcgtttgcatatgttagccaccttatatgctagtcgcttgctgcagctccacctcataccttttacccttcctataagcttaaatagtcttgatcgggagggtgtgagattgctgagtccccgtgactcacagatatttcaaaaaccagcttgcaggtgtcgttgaaccgtgcagatgacgcatccaagctcaaggaggagctcatgaagatcttgtccttggtgttgtttcgttctagttgatcagtagtggagcccagttggggtcgatcggggatctgtgtagcattttgggtagtcttcttttattttgggttccgtagtcagaccttgtatgtattggttgatgtaatgctttattcatgtaattgtgtgaagtggcgattgtaaaccaactatgtatctcttttccgtatgtattacatgggttgtgtgaagattacctcacttgcgacattgctttcaatgcggttatgcttctaaatcgtacttcgacacgtgggagatatagccgcatcgagggcgtggcAGGCAGCCTCCCAcggatcggcggcggcggaggtgtcaATGGGATTgtgcggcgacggcgagacctGGCACTTTCACGTATGTGCATGATCTGAGGCGGCCTCCATGAGATCGGATGCGGCCTCGCTGGGATCGACGACAGAAGGGATCGATGGCGGCTGGGGTGTGGTTCCCGTCGTCATACTGGGATTGACGACAGAAGGGATCGATGGCGGCTGGGGCGTGGTTCCCGTCGTCGTAGGAATAGATCGAGGGCAGCCTACTTCGTCATTTTTTTTCGTGCGAGGGGCCTCACTTCGGTTCTTccgttttcttctgttttttcgtGCAAGGGGCATCGCTACAGTTTTCCTCTGTTTATTTCCGTGTGGGGTGGGGGAGACAAAAAAAACCATACGAGGTGGGAGGAGGACGAAAAAAATCAGCtaaggtgggaggtgggacgaaaataaaccgtaccaggctaccaactactccattaggagtagagatatgaaACGTGGAGTAAAATATGGAAATTACTTTTTTTAGAATCAAATATGGAAATTACTGTTAATGCAACGTTAGTCGGGcctaaattccccccccccccccccccccacaaaaagaAAACGTTATTAGTCGGGCCTAATTTGACAACCCGGACCGGCCGTTTTTCTTTTACAACGCCTGGACCGTTCAGGCCGATCCATAGCGGGCCGTGAGCCGAGCCAAAAGGCCGCTCAACACATCCGGGCCATTTCTGTTATGGTCACACCAAGATCCTAAGAACCGAACCACAAACCTAATGTTAGACAAATGTGGTCCTCATTTATATATTATATTATAGAAAGCAAAGAACCCAAGACCATTGCACTctactaaaaaaggcaaaaaaaaaaagGTAACCCAAAACTAAGGGCATCTATGATTCATATTAAAGGTGGAGGAAAATATGGAAATAGGAATTCATTTTTCCTTCCATGATACTATATATCTATTGATTCAAAGGGATGAAACATATAGGAAGAGTAAAGGAATTTTCCTTCTTATCTTTTTTGCATTCCTACTCAGAAAGAGCAATCAAAATGCTATAAGTCGCACAATAACACCTACTCTTAGACTACTAGTTAATCCAGGAAGTTCATCCTAAGACCACTTCCACGAATCATTTTGAAATCACGCCGCGGTAGTCAAGCAAGCAAGGTGCGTAGAACAGGTCGGCACTCTCCATCACAGACCATGGTGCAACATACTATAACAGATCTCAACGTACACGAAACCACCCCGTTGCAAACACGATACCCACAGGCAGAGACGACGACCTTGGGCGCACTCACGAGCGTATCATCAATTCATCATGAGGCGTGAGTACCTAGTTGGCTTCGCGCTCATAGTCGCCGGGCTCTGGCCGCTGCCCGCGGCTGCGCAGAAGTACGCCGCTATCTTCAACTTTGGCGactccctcgccgacgccggcaacCTCGTCGCGGATGGCATCCCGGATTACCTCGCCACGGCGCGCCTGCCGTATGGCATGACGTACTTCGGGTACCCGACGGGGCGCGTCTCCGACGGCCGCCTCGTCGTCGACTTCATCGGTATCCTCGTCTTTCCAACTTTGATCGGATTAAACCGATCGACCTATTGTACGTGCACGTGTGTTCCTGATGATCTTTCCCTGGCTGTGGCAATGTGCAGCGCAGGAGCTGGGCCTGCCACTGCTACCGCCGTCCAAGGCGCACAACGCGTCGTTCCACCGTGGTGCCAACTTCGCGATCACCGGCGGCACGTCGCTGGACACGAGCTTCTTTGAGGCGCGTGGCATGAGGCACACGGTCTGGAACTCCGGCTCCCTGCACACCCAGCTCAAGTGGTTTCAAGACATGAAGCCATCCATCTGCAACTCCCCAAAAGGTTCACCATATATTTTATGCTGTTGACACACCGTGGCACCGTGTGCGGCTCGCTACATCGTACTGATTTGCTTTGCACTTCGATCGGAATTCAGAGTGCAGGGACCTGTTCAGGCGGTCGCTGTTCATCGTCGGCGAGTTTGGCGGGAACGATTACGCGGCGGCGCTCGGCGCGTTCCTCCCGGTGCAGAAGGTGCACACGTTCGTGCCGCACATCGTCGACTCCATCGGCAAGGGAATCGAGGTGCTCGTCTCTCTCAGGTCTACtttaggcccctcccaatgctccacttTGTACAGGTGCTAAGATTGCCAACTAAGCAAAAAATATGATGTGACATGCTAGTTAAGAAGAGAAAGAGTAGTATGGTGACCCCagaaagaaacggtgctaagcacgtacACCTAGGTGGAAGCACAATTCTGAGTGTACAACAAATTAAATGTACGAAGCTTAGCACCCAAAAGCTTAGCAcctttgcattgtggacttgagttgctaaggcaTTTAAtatacttagcacctcatctaagcacctttgcattgggaGAGGTCTTACCCATCTCGtttccatgcatgtacatgtgcgCACTAATCTCAATCACCCTACTGTGTCCGTCCGGCGTGTTTGCTTGGGTGCAGAAGCTGATCGCGGAGGGGGCGGTGGAGCTGGTGGTGCCGGGCGTGCTGCCGATCGGCTGCTTCCCCGTGTACCTGTCCATCTTCCTCAAGCAGCGGCCGGAGATGTACGGCCCGCGCAGCGGCTGCATCAAGGACCTTAACACGCTGTCCTGGGTGCACAACGCCCTGCTGCAGCGCAAGATCGCCGAGCTCCGGAAGAAGCACCCCGGCGTGCGCATCATGTACGCCGACTACTACACCGCCGTCACGCAGTTCGTCCTGCGCGCCGAGAAGTGGGGTGAGTTTTTGGAATGCACGCAGCTCATTTAGTCTATGTTGTGCTGTTTCTTGTTACTGTTCGGCATTAGGAATGGTCATGCATGATTTAGCAAAGTCGTTCTTGATGATGTCGCTAACTTTCGTTGAAATGTTCCTCCATCTAAATGCAAGAAACAAAGTAGAAATTGTGCCAACTCGCTATCAAGGTTGGAAGCAAAGAACAATTCAATGACCGCATGAAATATTTTGTGAACTTATCTACATCATCGCTACATTTTCTACATGATGACAGACCACATATTTTTTTCCCGGAAAAGCATGATGGCCAATAGTTGACCAGGAAGCACTGAAGGCCCATAGAAGCATAGACCCCCTTGATGGGCTTAGTTCACCATGGTCAATTGAGAGTTCAGGCCTAGAGCCCAGTTTGTCTTTGAGCCCGACAACTTCATACCCTAATTTCAACTTTTGTTTTTTCAGGGTTCCTGAAGCAGACTCCGAGGACATGCTGCGGCGCGCCGGGCGTGGGGGTGTACAACTTCAACCTGACGTCCAAGTGCGGCGAGCCAGGCGCTTACGCCTGCGACGACCCATCAAACCACTGGAACTGGGATGGCGTCCACCTCACGGAGGCAGCCTACGGCCACATCGCCAAGGGATGGCTCTACGGGCCCTTCGCCGACCCGCCCATCCTAGAGGCAAAGGCAACATTAGAACTTACGGAGTAGAAGCGATCACATCATATCTCATGGATCGGGACATACGCATCTTGGTAGTCCTGATTAGAAGTTTCAGAAAACAAAATCATAAAATAAGGGTGTAGGAAGGTGTGGCAAGTATTGCATGAACATGATGAGCTATGTGCAAACTTGATCCGTCAGCCATATGGATGCGGTCCCTCCTTGGATATTTCTCCCTTACAATGAGACGATCCTGGTCAGGGATGATGTGGTCGGTGGTCCCCGTGTCCGCGAACCAGGCGGGATTGCCAAGGATGGACGGGGGAGAAGCAGCAGCAAGTCCCGCCATCTTGGAGTGTTGAGGCCGAAAGGCATGGTTGTAACCGCACTCCCAGATAAGATGCCCAGGGCCGCAATAGGGCTGGCATTAGACACGGTTGTCACCGCCGCCAAAGTGATCACcgtggtcattgtcggtgtcaaaaccggcggatctcgggtagagggtctcgaactatgcgtctaggatcgatggtaacaggagacgagggacacaatgtttacccaggttcgggccctctctatggaggtaataccctacttcctgcttgattgatcttgatgaatatgagtattacaagagttgatctaccacgagatcgtaatgactaaaccctaagtCTAACCTGGCTATAATTATGAAGATGTATCTActgacctagccctccggtttatatagacacaggagggacctagggtttacacaaggtcggttacagagaaaggagtattcatatttggtcgccaagcttgccttccatgccaaggagagtcccatccggacacgggtagaatcttcggtcttcgtatcttcacggcccaccagtccggcccatgtccaataggtcggacgcccgaggaccccttagtccaggactccctgagtagcccctaaaccagacttcaatgacgatgtgtccggcgcgcagattatctttgacattgcaaggtgggttccattttccgaatactccaagatggtCTTTGGATAAAATGaaggtgtccggatctgcaacacaaataGTACACACGATTACagggagtataatatttcacgagtcccatctgctgacaactttttacaagatgacatcacgtctgtccggttgTTATTTCGAACCATTTCTTGTTCCACGTTCTGAGGCGTGGCCCTTATTGGCACGTTCTGTcggagcagagatcgtgtcccccttattgcgggatccttaTTAATACGAGCTTGGGTAACCTAACCGTTCCACTGGaaagattccttgggaataggaaGGCTTTTAGTCTTAGGAGAAGGCGTTCAGTACCCgcggcctttataaaggaaccaagggccatCCTTTTACGCCAAGCCTCTCCTTAACCTTCCCAGCCTCGAGTTTCTAGCACCCGAGGTTCGACTTCGTTGCCTCAAGCCTccccatcatgtccggacccagccctcagggttgatgggtggcttcctccgtcacagaggaggatattgcaaagcttcgggcagcCAGATACCTGACCACGGAGATCCACCACAAGCTCCCTGCTCAAGGACAAgttattccgacccccagatctggcgagagggttgtatttatctctcacttcctctgagggctaggtttcgctctccacccctttgtccgggggctaatgttttattacggactagattttcacgatctagctccggattcttcccttcacgtctcggcgtttattgtcacatgcgaggccttcctctgaatccccccacacttcggcttatggctcaagaccttttgtgtgaagccaaaggtagtcgacggggaacaaGTGGAGTGTGGCGGTGCTGTAGTAAGCCAGCTTACCAACACTTCCtggccaaaaggctccttcaccgaagcttccaatcaatggcagcgagagtggttttacattacgaAACCCCGTAGCACCAAGTGGGCACCTACACCTGCGTTCCGTTCCggccctccgttacagcttgcatcctgggtcaataaggggctggactggggatcagttgatgaagtgcggactctacagagccgcatccaaaccctcctcgagagggacatcgatcatgtcaacgtgattcaagtaatgttgatccgccgaatcctgccatgccagcgtaggcctttccacatgtgggagtttaatccagaagggccatgaagcctccaacacttcttcggcgctacgcacaaagggatgtggaagatGCTTTTTGGGAAACGAAAACATTGGTCGGACACCTCCGAAGacgtcggccttgactgcaaccgtcCGGACACCCCGGTAAGCACTTCTCTTTCGAAAACTTTGATGGGGAGCatcgtaatttcaaaaaaaattcctacgcacacacatgatcatggtgatgcatagcaacgagaggggagagtgttgtccacgtaccatcgtagaacgaaagcggaagtgtttgcacaacgcggttgatttagttgtacgtcttcacgatccgaccgatcaagtaccgaacgtacgacacctctgagttcagcacacgttcagttcgatgacatccctcgaactccgatccagccaagctttgagggagagttccatcagcacgacggcgtggtgacgacgatgatgttctatcgacgcagggctttgcctaagcaccgtaacgatattatcgaggtggactatggtggaggggggcaccgcacacggataagagatccaagagatcaattgttgtctctagaggtgccccctgcccccgtatataaaggagcaaggggggagaggcggccagccaggaggaggcgcgccagggaggagtcctactcccaccgggagtaggactccctcctttcctagttggagtaggagaagggggaaggaggagggagagaggaaggaaaggggggcgccgcccccctccttgtccaattcggactagagggagagggggcgcgtggcctgccctggccgcccctcctcttctccactaaggcccatcttgtcCCATTAaagccccggggggttccggtaacccccggtactccggtaaaatcctaaTTTCACCCgaaacatttccgatatccaaatataggcttccaatatatcaatatttatgtctcgaccattacgagactcctcgtcatgtccgcgatcacatccgggactccgaaattccttcggtacatcaaaacacataaactcataatataaccgtcatcgaactttaagcgtgcggaccctacgggttcgagaactatgtagacatgaccgagacatgtctccggtcaataaccaacagcggaacctggatgctaatattggctcctacatattctacgaagatctttatcggtcaaaccgcataacaacatatgttgttccttttgtcatcggtatgttacttgcccgagatttgatcgtcggtatctcaatacttagttcaatctcgttaccggcaagtctctttactcgttctgtaacacatcatcccgcaactaactcattagttacaatgcttgcaaggcttaagtgatgtgtattaccgagtgggcccagagatacctctccgacaatcggagtgacaaatcctaatctcgaaatacgccaacccaacaagtaccttcggagacacctgtagagcacctttataatcacccagttgcgttgtgacgtttggtagcacacaaagtgttcctccggtaaacgggagttgcataatctcatagtcataggaacatgtataagtcatgaagaaagcaataacaacaaactaaacaatcaagtgctaagctaatggaatgggtcaagtcaatcacatcattctcctaatgatgtgatctcgttaatcaaatgaaaactctttgtctatggctaggaaacataaccatctttgatcaacgagctagtcaagtagaggcatactagtgacactctgtttgtctatgtattcacacatgtatcatgtttccggttaatacaattctagcatgaataataaacatttatcatgatataaggaaataaataataactttattattgcctctagggcatatttccttcagtctcccacttgcactagagtcaataatctagattacacagtaatgattctaacacccatggagccttggtgttgatcatgttttgctcgtggaagaggcttagtcaacgggtctgcaacattcagatctgtatgtatcttgcaaatctctatgtctcccacctggacttgatcccggatggagttgaagcgtctcttgatgtgcttggttctcttgtgaaatctagatttctttttttttttgaggcaattgtgaaatctagatttctttgccaaggcaattgcaccagtattgtcacaaaagattttcattggacccgatgcactaggtatgacacctagatcggatatgaagtccttcatccagactccttcatttgctgcttccgaagcagctatgtactccgcttcacacgtagatcccgccacaacgctttgtttagaactgcaccaactgacagctccaccgctcaatgtaaacatgtatctgATTTGCGATTTATAATCGTCTGGATcaatgtcaaatcttgcatcgacgtaaccatttacaactagctctttgtcatctccataaatgagaaacatatccttagtacttttcaggtatttcaggatgttcttgaccgctgtgcagtgatccactcctggattactttggtacctccctactaaacttatagaaaggcacacatcaggtctggtacacagcattgcatacatgatagagcctatggctgaagcatagggaacatctttcatcttctctctatcttctgcagtggttgggcattgagtcttactcaacttcacaccttgtaacacaggcaagaaccctttctttgcttgatccattttgaacttcttcaaaactttgtcaaggtatgtgctttgcgaaagtccaattaagcgtcttgatctatctctatagatcttgatgcccaatatataagcagcttcaccgaggtccttcattgaaaaactcttattcaagtgtccctttatgctatccagaaattctatatcatttccactcagcaatatgtcatccacatataatatcagaaatgctacagagctcccaatcactttcttgtaaatacaggcttctccaaaagtctgtataaaaccatatgctttgatcacactatcaaaacgtttattccaactccgagaggcttgtaccagtccataaatggatcgctggagcttgcacactttgttagctccctttggatcgacaaaaccttccggttgcatcatatataattcttcttccagaaatccattcaggaatgcagttttgacatccatttgccaaatttcataatcataaaatgcagaaattgctaacatgattcggaaagacttaagcatcgctacgggtgagaaagtctcatc is from Triticum aestivum cultivar Chinese Spring chromosome 3A, IWGSC CS RefSeq v2.1, whole genome shotgun sequence and encodes:
- the LOC123058130 gene encoding GDSL esterase/lipase At5g45910, coding for MRREYLVGFALIVAGLWPLPAAAQKYAAIFNFGDSLADAGNLVADGIPDYLATARLPYGMTYFGYPTGRVSDGRLVVDFIAQELGLPLLPPSKAHNASFHRGANFAITGGTSLDTSFFEARGMRHTVWNSGSLHTQLKWFQDMKPSICNSPKECRDLFRRSLFIVGEFGGNDYAAALGAFLPVQKVHTFVPHIVDSIGKGIEKLIAEGAVELVVPGVLPIGCFPVYLSIFLKQRPEMYGPRSGCIKDLNTLSWVHNALLQRKIAELRKKHPGVRIMYADYYTAVTQFVLRAEKWGFLKQTPRTCCGAPGVGVYNFNLTSKCGEPGAYACDDPSNHWNWDGVHLTEAAYGHIAKGWLYGPFADPPILEAKATLELTE